ATTATATCCGCTCTATTTCATATCCCAACAATAAAGCAAAGCATTTGATTGGATTGGGGCAAAAGCTAGTCGATAACTTCAATTCGGAAGTTCCTAGCACCATTGAGGAGCTTCAAACGCTACCTGGAGTAGGTAGAAAAACAGCTAATGTCATCGTCTCGGTTATTTATAATCAGCCTGCTATGGCTGTAGACACACACGTATTTAGGGTTTCTCATAGAATTGGGCTGGTAGCCAAAACGGCCACAACACCTTTGGCTGTAGAAAAAGAATTAGTCAAAAATATCCCAGAATCATTAGTGCCTGTGGCACACCATTGGCTGATTTTACATGGAAGGTACGTTTGTATTGCTCGTTCTCCCAAATGCGAAGAATGTAAGCTGACGCACCTTTGTCAGTATTTTAATAAACCTCCTCATCTGAGAAAAGACAGTCCTAAGTTATAAGTATGCTAAAGGCCAGCACTAACTAAATCCGACGCGATACAAACCTCTATTGATTATGATTGATTACCTGTTTGCTAATTGGTTAGAAAACCTCGGTGTAGTAACTACCCTAATATGTGTTTGGCTCAATACCCAACAAAATATTTGGGGTTGGTTTTGGGCTATTATTAGCTCTACTATTTATGGTGTTATTTATTGGAAATTCCAGCTCTATTCCGATATGGAGTTGCAGATTGTATTTATTCTATTGAGTATTTATGGCTGGTATCAGTGGCTTTTTGGAGGAAATCAAAAAACAGAATTGCCTGTAAGTAGAATGCCTCAAAAGCTCATAAGTGTTTGTTTGTTAGTTTGGTTGGCCTTTACGGGCCTTTCGGGTTACTTGCATGGCAAATACACCGATGCTAGCTTGCCTTATATCGATTCTTCGCTTACGGCTATTAGCTTGATAGCACAGTGGATGATGGCCAAAAAGTATATCGATAACTGGATTTTGTGGATTGTAGCTAATGTTGGTTATGTAGGTATGTATTTTTTTAAAGGCCTGCACGGCACAAGCCTTTTATATGTATTACTATTGGTATTGGCTATAAAGGGATATACCGATTGGCGAAAGTCTATCGTGTAAAATCAACCATTTCATTAAAAATACCACGACGAGCCTGCCAGTCTTGAACAGCCCTGCCTGTTCCTGCTGGCCAAGGTTTGATTTCTTCAGGTTTTTTGCGTTGATAATCTACTAATTCTTCGCTTAATTGAATTATTCCCGTTGCTCTAACATGATAGGTAATAAGTAACTGATTCATTCTGTGAAACTCGTATAACCCTACCAATTCTACGATTTCGCCGTCCAAATTCAATTCTTCCTTTACTTCTCTTAAAATACCCTCTTCAGGTGTTTCGCCTGATTCTAAAAAACCAGTAATAAGAGCATACCAAGTGGTAGGCCAAGCGGCATTTCGTGCCAAAATAATGTCACCTTCATGTTCTACGATAGCCGCAACAACAGGTATAGGGTTGTTCCAATGTACAAAACCACAGCTAAGGTCATCGTTACAGGCTAATCGTTCTCGGTCATCTTTTAGCTTTAAGACAAGCTCCTTTCCACATTGTGGACAATATTTCATTTTTGACATTAGAATTTACGAATTAAAATTACGCCTAATAATAGAAAAAACGCCCCTATAAGCCTTCCTGCCGATATTTCACGAATAGGAAGGTTGAAAAGTCCAAAATGATCCATTAGCATAGAAACAGTCATTTGTCCAGCAATCACCAAGCCAAAGGTGAGTGCCACCCCTAGCCTTGGCATGAGTACAATAATAGTACTTACATAAAATGCTCCTAAAATACCAGCCAACCAAACATACCACGGGGCTGTTCTAAATGCTGTAAACTGATTCATCGGAATTTGTGCTATAATAGCATAAATAACTAAGGCAATAAAGCCTGTAAAAAAAGAGAGAATCGCTGCCAGAATAGGATGTCCAACTATTGTTGACATTTTACCATTGAAGGCTGCTTGGGTCGGGAAAACTGCACCGCATAAAAAAGCAAGAAATATAAAAATATATTGCATTTAGAACAAGGAAGAGATAATGGTTTGCCAATCATTTGATATATTGTAAATATACATTTTATCACAATAATAAAACTATGAAGAAAACATTTGCAATAAGCATTCTGTTCATTTTATTTCAAGCAAATATCTGGGCTCAGCTTACACCCAATAGTACGAAAATTGATAAGGTATTGGAAAC
The DNA window shown above is from Flectobacillus major DSM 103 and carries:
- a CDS encoding DMT family transporter; this encodes MQYIFIFLAFLCGAVFPTQAAFNGKMSTIVGHPILAAILSFFTGFIALVIYAIIAQIPMNQFTAFRTAPWYVWLAGILGAFYVSTIIVLMPRLGVALTFGLVIAGQMTVSMLMDHFGLFNLPIREISAGRLIGAFFLLLGVILIRKF
- the nth gene encoding endonuclease III, with amino-acid sequence MLKKERYRLLIDYFTHNFPVAETELHYTTPFELLVAVVLSAQCTDKRVNMVTPALFDRFPTPESLARAEFEEVFHYIRSISYPNNKAKHLIGLGQKLVDNFNSEVPSTIEELQTLPGVGRKTANVIVSVIYNQPAMAVDTHVFRVSHRIGLVAKTATTPLAVEKELVKNIPESLVPVAHHWLILHGRYVCIARSPKCEECKLTHLCQYFNKPPHLRKDSPKL
- the pnuC gene encoding nicotinamide riboside transporter PnuC, which produces MIDYLFANWLENLGVVTTLICVWLNTQQNIWGWFWAIISSTIYGVIYWKFQLYSDMELQIVFILLSIYGWYQWLFGGNQKTELPVSRMPQKLISVCLLVWLAFTGLSGYLHGKYTDASLPYIDSSLTAISLIAQWMMAKKYIDNWILWIVANVGYVGMYFFKGLHGTSLLYVLLLVLAIKGYTDWRKSIV
- a CDS encoding NUDIX hydrolase; amino-acid sequence: MSKMKYCPQCGKELVLKLKDDRERLACNDDLSCGFVHWNNPIPVVAAIVEHEGDIILARNAAWPTTWYALITGFLESGETPEEGILREVKEELNLDGEIVELVGLYEFHRMNQLLITYHVRATGIIQLSEELVDYQRKKPEEIKPWPAGTGRAVQDWQARRGIFNEMVDFTR